A stretch of Lathyrus oleraceus cultivar Zhongwan6 chromosome 6, CAAS_Psat_ZW6_1.0, whole genome shotgun sequence DNA encodes these proteins:
- the LOC127096924 gene encoding uncharacterized protein LOC127096924 isoform X2 has protein sequence MAYTKENTTGGPKIIIITYVMCQQCSTTGKLYISNAWNGSKLFIDYDHPQVTSFKAKLGHIASSNILLQQLSQSFASQGNLKTNRSHIPMMSKVLQTLILFKTTIGTTKRFKSSRFGWYYEQCPTCKRTNKSPGVPFVCSCYEDKIAPIPKYKIEIEVEHEGKIGCFVFWDKECITYVGLSAHDLRDVMKKQTSKVPNSPQIIKGIDTTSNLPLSDKEVFTPTRVPIITYHVCFPKLE, from the exons ATGGCATACACAAAAGAAAATACCACAGGTGGCCCCAAAATTATCATAATCACTTATGTTATGTGCCAACAATGTTCAA CTACTGGAAAGCTCTACATCTCTAATGCTTGGAATGGATCAAAACTGTTTATTGATTATGATCATCCACAAGTCACTTCCTTCAAAGCTAA ATTGGGACACATTGCTAGCTCCAACATTCTTTTGCAGCAATTATCCCAAAGTTTTGCATCTCAGGGGAATTTGAAGACAAATCGTTCTCATATACCAATGATGTCAAAAGTATTGCAGACATTAATTCTCTTCAAAAC CACAATTGGGACAACTAAGAGGTTCAAGTCAAGTCGGTTTGGTTGGTACTATGAGCAGTGTCCAACTTGTAAGAGGACTAATAAATCTCCTGGGGTGCCTTTCGTATGTAGTTGTTACGAAGATAAAATTGCACCCATCCCAAA GTATAAAATTGAAATAGAGGTTGAGCATGAAGGAAAGATCGGTTGTTTTGTGTTTTGGGACAAGGAGTGTATTACTTATGTTGGTTTGTCTGCACATGATTTAAGAGATGTTATGAAAAAG CAAACTTCAAAAGTTCCCAACAGTCCTCAAATTATCAAAGGGATAGACACAACTTCTAACCTACCATTGTCCGACAAAGAAGTTTTTACTCCTACTCGGGTACCTATTATAA CCTACCATGTTTGCTTCCCAAAACTCGAGTGA
- the LOC127096924 gene encoding uncharacterized protein LOC127096924 isoform X5 translates to MAYTKENTTGGPKIIIITYVMCQQCSTTGKLYISNAWNGSKLFIDYDHPQVTSFKAKLGHIASSNILLQQLSQSFASQGNLKTNRSHIPMMSKVLQTLILFKTTIGTTKRFKSSRFGWYYEQCPTCKRTNKSPGVPFVCSCYEDKIAPIPKYKIEIEVEHEGKIGCFVFWDKECITYVGLSAHDLRDVMKKTNEYYP, encoded by the exons ATGGCATACACAAAAGAAAATACCACAGGTGGCCCCAAAATTATCATAATCACTTATGTTATGTGCCAACAATGTTCAA CTACTGGAAAGCTCTACATCTCTAATGCTTGGAATGGATCAAAACTGTTTATTGATTATGATCATCCACAAGTCACTTCCTTCAAAGCTAA ATTGGGACACATTGCTAGCTCCAACATTCTTTTGCAGCAATTATCCCAAAGTTTTGCATCTCAGGGGAATTTGAAGACAAATCGTTCTCATATACCAATGATGTCAAAAGTATTGCAGACATTAATTCTCTTCAAAAC CACAATTGGGACAACTAAGAGGTTCAAGTCAAGTCGGTTTGGTTGGTACTATGAGCAGTGTCCAACTTGTAAGAGGACTAATAAATCTCCTGGGGTGCCTTTCGTATGTAGTTGTTACGAAGATAAAATTGCACCCATCCCAAA GTATAAAATTGAAATAGAGGTTGAGCATGAAGGAAAGATCGGTTGTTTTGTGTTTTGGGACAAGGAGTGTATTACTTATGTTGGTTTGTCTGCACATGATTTAAGAGATGTTATGAAAAAG ACCAATGAATATTATCCATAA
- the LOC127096924 gene encoding uncharacterized protein LOC127096924 isoform X3, with protein sequence MAYTKENTTATGKLYISNAWNGSKLFIDYDHPQVTSFKAKLGHIASSNILLQQLSQSFASQGNLKTNRSHIPMMSKVLQTLILFKTTIGTTKRFKSSRFGWYYEQCPTCKRTNKSPGVPFVCSCYEDKIAPIPKYKIEIEVEHEGKIGCFVFWDKECITYVGLSAHDLRDVMKKQTSKVPNSPQIIKGIDTTSNLPLSDKEVFTPTRPTMFASQNSSDNVIQATLHVRG encoded by the exons ATGGCATACACAAAAGAAAATACCACAG CTACTGGAAAGCTCTACATCTCTAATGCTTGGAATGGATCAAAACTGTTTATTGATTATGATCATCCACAAGTCACTTCCTTCAAAGCTAA ATTGGGACACATTGCTAGCTCCAACATTCTTTTGCAGCAATTATCCCAAAGTTTTGCATCTCAGGGGAATTTGAAGACAAATCGTTCTCATATACCAATGATGTCAAAAGTATTGCAGACATTAATTCTCTTCAAAAC CACAATTGGGACAACTAAGAGGTTCAAGTCAAGTCGGTTTGGTTGGTACTATGAGCAGTGTCCAACTTGTAAGAGGACTAATAAATCTCCTGGGGTGCCTTTCGTATGTAGTTGTTACGAAGATAAAATTGCACCCATCCCAAA GTATAAAATTGAAATAGAGGTTGAGCATGAAGGAAAGATCGGTTGTTTTGTGTTTTGGGACAAGGAGTGTATTACTTATGTTGGTTTGTCTGCACATGATTTAAGAGATGTTATGAAAAAG CAAACTTCAAAAGTTCCCAACAGTCCTCAAATTATCAAAGGGATAGACACAACTTCTAACCTACCATTGTCCGACAAAGAAGTTTTTACTCCTACTCGG CCTACCATGTTTGCTTCCCAAAACTCGAGTGACAATGTTATTCAAGCAACACTCCATGTAAGAGGTTAA
- the LOC127096924 gene encoding uncharacterized protein LOC127096924 isoform X1, whose translation MAYTKENTTGGPKIIIITYVMCQQCSTTGKLYISNAWNGSKLFIDYDHPQVTSFKAKLGHIASSNILLQQLSQSFASQGNLKTNRSHIPMMSKVLQTLILFKTTIGTTKRFKSSRFGWYYEQCPTCKRTNKSPGVPFVCSCYEDKIAPIPKYKIEIEVEHEGKIGCFVFWDKECITYVGLSAHDLRDVMKKQTSKVPNSPQIIKGIDTTSNLPLSDKEVFTPTRPTMFASQNSSDNVIQATLHVRG comes from the exons ATGGCATACACAAAAGAAAATACCACAGGTGGCCCCAAAATTATCATAATCACTTATGTTATGTGCCAACAATGTTCAA CTACTGGAAAGCTCTACATCTCTAATGCTTGGAATGGATCAAAACTGTTTATTGATTATGATCATCCACAAGTCACTTCCTTCAAAGCTAA ATTGGGACACATTGCTAGCTCCAACATTCTTTTGCAGCAATTATCCCAAAGTTTTGCATCTCAGGGGAATTTGAAGACAAATCGTTCTCATATACCAATGATGTCAAAAGTATTGCAGACATTAATTCTCTTCAAAAC CACAATTGGGACAACTAAGAGGTTCAAGTCAAGTCGGTTTGGTTGGTACTATGAGCAGTGTCCAACTTGTAAGAGGACTAATAAATCTCCTGGGGTGCCTTTCGTATGTAGTTGTTACGAAGATAAAATTGCACCCATCCCAAA GTATAAAATTGAAATAGAGGTTGAGCATGAAGGAAAGATCGGTTGTTTTGTGTTTTGGGACAAGGAGTGTATTACTTATGTTGGTTTGTCTGCACATGATTTAAGAGATGTTATGAAAAAG CAAACTTCAAAAGTTCCCAACAGTCCTCAAATTATCAAAGGGATAGACACAACTTCTAACCTACCATTGTCCGACAAAGAAGTTTTTACTCCTACTCGG CCTACCATGTTTGCTTCCCAAAACTCGAGTGACAATGTTATTCAAGCAACACTCCATGTAAGAGGTTAA
- the LOC127096924 gene encoding uncharacterized protein LOC127096924 isoform X4 produces the protein MAYTKENTTGGPKIIIITYVMCQQCSTTGKLYISNAWNGSKLFIDYDHPQVTSFKAKLGHIASSNILLQQLSQSFASQGNLKTNRSHIPMMSKVLQTLILFKTTIGTTKRFKSSRFGWYYEQCPTCKRTNKSPGVPFVCSCYEDKIAPIPKYKIEIEVEHEGKIGCFVFWDKECITYVGLSAHDLRDVMKKIICWAKNLVFV, from the exons ATGGCATACACAAAAGAAAATACCACAGGTGGCCCCAAAATTATCATAATCACTTATGTTATGTGCCAACAATGTTCAA CTACTGGAAAGCTCTACATCTCTAATGCTTGGAATGGATCAAAACTGTTTATTGATTATGATCATCCACAAGTCACTTCCTTCAAAGCTAA ATTGGGACACATTGCTAGCTCCAACATTCTTTTGCAGCAATTATCCCAAAGTTTTGCATCTCAGGGGAATTTGAAGACAAATCGTTCTCATATACCAATGATGTCAAAAGTATTGCAGACATTAATTCTCTTCAAAAC CACAATTGGGACAACTAAGAGGTTCAAGTCAAGTCGGTTTGGTTGGTACTATGAGCAGTGTCCAACTTGTAAGAGGACTAATAAATCTCCTGGGGTGCCTTTCGTATGTAGTTGTTACGAAGATAAAATTGCACCCATCCCAAA GTATAAAATTGAAATAGAGGTTGAGCATGAAGGAAAGATCGGTTGTTTTGTGTTTTGGGACAAGGAGTGTATTACTTATGTTGGTTTGTCTGCACATGATTTAAGAGATGTTATGAAAAAG ATAATCTGTTGGGCAAAGAATTTGGTTTTCGTGTGA